The following are encoded together in the Xanthobacter autotrophicus Py2 genome:
- a CDS encoding Tetratricopeptide TPR_2 repeat protein (PFAM: TPR repeat-containing protein; Tetratricopeptide TPR_2 repeat protein~SMART: Tetratricopeptide domain protein~KEGG: mlo:mll1962 hypothetical protein), with protein sequence MTGAGFRGAAFATMLLAALPAAAMDTAPSTDLPDLSQSRAAIYAGDYERALALLMPLTATVRHADLYNLIGFANRNLKRYDEAARWYKEALFYDPAHRPALEYQGELFIAVGDFRKAEKNLELIRLLCYPTGCEEADKLRDALRAAGRNPAS encoded by the coding sequence GTGACCGGCGCTGGATTTCGGGGCGCCGCCTTCGCCACCATGCTGCTGGCCGCCCTGCCGGCCGCCGCCATGGACACCGCCCCCTCCACCGACCTGCCCGACCTCTCGCAGAGCCGGGCGGCCATCTATGCCGGCGACTATGAGCGGGCGCTGGCGCTGCTGATGCCGCTGACGGCCACGGTGCGCCATGCCGACCTCTACAATCTCATCGGCTTCGCCAACCGCAACCTGAAGCGCTACGACGAGGCGGCGCGCTGGTACAAGGAAGCCCTGTTCTATGATCCCGCCCATCGCCCGGCGCTGGAATATCAGGGCGAGCTTTTCATCGCCGTCGGCGACTTCAGGAAGGCCGAGAAGAACCTCGAGCTGATCCGCCTGCTCTGCTACCCGACGGGTTGCGAGGAGGCCGACAAGCTGCGCGACGCCCTGCGCGCGGCCGGAAGAAATCCTGCATCCTGA
- a CDS encoding extracellular solute-binding protein family 3 (SMART: extracellular solute-binding protein family 3~KEGG: bbr:BB3027 putative substrate-binding protein), with the protein MSLILLPRRSAFRLLLGGVALAFLVAAALVAAGFAVVSAGARGPAPDFSSRPLRVGVGWLPPPDTPDMRLYVEEGFELDLAAALASALAAELRLVLVAPEAAEQALKAGEVDLVVTRAGAEDPLRRRARVVETGFSSGLSLAMRADRPLTAWSRLQGRIVCVTEANAHGLALAVRLGAQVRVLRAPAQALMLVRTGECDAALHDRALLDPLFGRMSWRKFSATLPPVEPTDLVVAVAPDDPGLAAAVEGALRPLSSPQTWQARREKWAATVSFEVYRDQVAADCH; encoded by the coding sequence ATGTCCTTGATCCTGCTTCCGCGCCGGTCTGCCTTCCGTCTGCTGCTCGGCGGCGTCGCACTGGCTTTTCTCGTCGCGGCGGCCCTGGTCGCGGCCGGATTTGCGGTGGTCTCGGCGGGGGCGCGGGGACCTGCGCCGGATTTTTCCAGCCGGCCGCTGCGGGTGGGCGTCGGCTGGCTGCCACCGCCGGACACCCCCGACATGCGGCTCTACGTGGAGGAGGGATTCGAGCTGGATCTGGCCGCCGCGCTCGCCAGCGCCCTCGCCGCCGAACTTCGGCTGGTGCTCGTCGCGCCCGAGGCCGCCGAGCAGGCGCTGAAGGCCGGTGAGGTGGATCTGGTGGTGACCCGCGCCGGCGCCGAGGATCCCCTGCGCCGCCGCGCCCGGGTGGTGGAGACGGGCTTCTCCTCCGGCCTCAGCCTCGCCATGCGCGCGGACCGGCCGCTCACGGCGTGGAGCCGGCTTCAGGGCCGCATCGTCTGCGTGACCGAGGCCAATGCCCACGGCCTTGCCCTCGCGGTGCGGCTGGGGGCGCAGGTGCGGGTGCTGCGTGCTCCGGCGCAGGCGCTGATGTTAGTGCGCACTGGCGAATGCGACGCCGCCCTGCATGACCGGGCGCTGCTCGATCCTCTGTTCGGCAGGATGTCGTGGCGGAAATTCTCCGCCACCCTGCCGCCGGTGGAGCCGACGGATCTGGTGGTGGCCGTGGCGCCGGACGATCCTGGCCTTGCCGCGGCGGTGGAAGGCGCACTGCGTCCGCTTTCGAGCCCGCAGACCTGGCAGGCGCGGCGCGAGAAATGGGCTGCCACCGTATCATTCGAGGTCTATCGCGATCAGGTGGCGGCGGATTGCCATTGA
- a CDS encoding ABC-type nitrate/sulfonate/bicarbonate transport systems periplasmic components-like protein (KEGG: pau:PA14_19500 putative sulfonate binding protein), which yields MPHQPSLAHAVRPGLISATLALALTLTPARAEEALPSINLQLTPWTVIAQEKGFFKDAFDKIGTTKVNLIASGAADLLGAEAAAVNGGAIAIAQRMIYPATVHRANGLDGVIIWASEPSNRYRAPILARADNDKINSVADLDGKKFGSSRISCYWSSPFEVTTKAGLPFDSRDKPGRIRYTSIDNAAVAISSVLSGATDATTAHLAAGAFAGAWLSGKLKVVGRSPDDGVYVNNAGRVTYFARRDFVNKYPQVVKAFLAARERTREWTSDHVDEAAEIVADKTRVPLEVAKFQITHAGEWEFMAGEPNADRARNAIKTFQAWYVENGDDILAERGLTSAQIDAFIDGRFFVGGQYSIYN from the coding sequence ATGCCCCACCAGCCTTCCCTTGCCCACGCCGTCCGGCCCGGCCTCATCTCCGCAACCCTGGCACTCGCGCTCACCCTCACCCCGGCGCGGGCGGAGGAGGCGCTGCCCTCCATCAACCTCCAGCTCACGCCGTGGACCGTGATCGCGCAGGAGAAGGGCTTCTTCAAAGACGCCTTCGACAAGATCGGCACCACCAAGGTGAACCTCATTGCCTCGGGCGCGGCGGATCTCCTCGGCGCCGAGGCGGCGGCGGTGAACGGCGGGGCCATCGCCATCGCCCAGCGCATGATCTATCCGGCCACCGTGCACCGGGCCAACGGCCTCGACGGCGTCATCATCTGGGCGTCCGAGCCCTCCAACCGCTACCGCGCGCCCATCCTCGCCCGCGCCGACAACGACAAGATCAATTCGGTGGCCGATCTCGACGGCAAGAAGTTCGGCTCGAGCCGCATCTCCTGCTACTGGTCCTCGCCGTTCGAGGTGACCACCAAGGCCGGCCTGCCCTTCGATTCCAGAGACAAGCCGGGCCGCATCCGCTACACCTCCATCGACAATGCGGCGGTGGCCATCTCCTCCGTGCTCTCGGGCGCGACAGATGCCACCACGGCGCATCTGGCCGCCGGCGCCTTTGCCGGGGCGTGGCTCTCCGGCAAGCTCAAGGTGGTGGGCCGCTCGCCGGACGACGGCGTCTATGTGAACAACGCCGGCCGCGTCACCTACTTCGCCCGCCGCGATTTCGTGAACAAGTATCCGCAGGTGGTCAAAGCCTTCCTCGCCGCCCGCGAGCGCACCCGCGAATGGACCTCCGACCACGTGGACGAGGCCGCCGAGATCGTGGCCGACAAGACCCGCGTGCCGCTGGAAGTGGCCAAGTTCCAGATCACCCATGCGGGCGAGTGGGAGTTCATGGCCGGCGAGCCCAATGCCGACCGCGCCCGCAATGCCATCAAGACCTTCCAGGCCTGGTACGTGGAAAACGGCGATGACATCCTCGCCGAGCGCGGCCTCACCAGCGCGCAGATCGACGCCTTCATCGACGGTCGCTTCTTCGTCGGCGGCCAATACTCCATCTACAACTGA
- a CDS encoding Alkanesulfonate monooxygenase (PFAM: luciferase family protein~KEGG: mlo:mll4558 sulfonate monooxygenase) yields the protein MSHPVPLPATPASQSPDIFWFIPTHGDGAYLGSETRQRPPEFAYFREVAQAVDRLGFKGVLLPTGQSCEDSWITAAGLATATERLKFLVALRPGVTTPAFAARQAAALDRLSDGRLLLNVVVGGHPAELAADGIFLDHDARYAQADEFLKIWRDLVAGKTVDHSGKYYRVEHGRLDFPVVQQPHPPLWFGGSSEAGHEVAAEHTSVYLSWGEPPHILKDKLADVQARAARRGRKLKFGLRIHFIVRETGAEAWAAADRLISQVSDEQIESAQKRFKVEMDSVGQARMAALQPGDRNKLEIAPNLWAGIGLVRRGAGTALVGDPKSVAARIREYQEIGIETFIGSGYPHLEEAYRVAELLFPELGVDGRRRKVSDNIVNEFAVGSHLAERRRAAVS from the coding sequence ATGAGTCACCCCGTTCCCCTTCCCGCCACCCCCGCCTCACAGAGCCCGGACATCTTCTGGTTCATCCCGACCCACGGCGACGGCGCCTATCTGGGTTCGGAGACGCGGCAACGCCCGCCGGAATTCGCCTACTTCCGCGAGGTGGCGCAGGCGGTGGACCGGCTCGGCTTCAAGGGCGTGCTCCTGCCCACCGGCCAGAGCTGCGAGGACAGCTGGATCACCGCTGCCGGCCTTGCCACCGCCACCGAGCGGCTGAAATTCCTGGTGGCGCTGCGCCCCGGCGTCACCACGCCGGCCTTCGCCGCGCGGCAGGCGGCGGCCCTCGACCGGCTCAGCGACGGCCGCCTTCTCCTCAACGTGGTGGTGGGCGGCCATCCGGCGGAACTCGCCGCCGACGGCATCTTCCTCGACCACGACGCCCGCTACGCCCAGGCCGATGAATTCCTGAAGATCTGGCGCGATCTGGTGGCCGGCAAGACCGTGGACCACTCGGGCAAATACTACCGGGTGGAGCACGGCCGGCTCGACTTCCCGGTGGTGCAGCAGCCCCATCCGCCTTTGTGGTTCGGCGGCTCGTCGGAAGCCGGCCACGAGGTCGCGGCCGAGCACACCAGCGTCTATCTCTCCTGGGGCGAGCCGCCCCATATCCTCAAAGACAAGCTTGCCGACGTGCAGGCGCGGGCCGCCAGGCGCGGCCGCAAGCTGAAGTTCGGCCTGCGGATCCATTTCATCGTGCGCGAGACCGGGGCCGAGGCCTGGGCCGCCGCTGACCGTCTCATTTCCCAGGTTTCCGACGAGCAGATCGAAAGCGCGCAGAAGCGCTTCAAGGTGGAGATGGATTCGGTGGGGCAGGCGCGCATGGCCGCGCTCCAGCCCGGCGACCGCAACAAGCTGGAGATCGCGCCCAACCTGTGGGCCGGCATCGGCCTGGTGCGGCGCGGGGCGGGCACCGCGCTGGTGGGCGATCCGAAAAGCGTCGCCGCCCGCATCCGCGAATATCAGGAGATCGGCATCGAGACCTTCATCGGCTCGGGCTATCCGCACCTGGAAGAGGCCTATCGCGTCGCCGAGCTGCTGTTCCCCGAGCTTGGCGTCGACGGCCGCCGCCGCAAGGTATCCGACAATATTGTCAATGAGTTCGCCGTGGGCTCCCACCTCGCGGAGCGGCGTCGCGCCGCCGTGTCCTGA
- a CDS encoding binding-protein-dependent transport systems inner membrane component (PFAM: binding-protein-dependent transport systems inner membrane component~KEGG: bbr:BB1071 putative permease component of ABC transporter), which translates to MANTSDTIEAAAVEAGTVDRPAPRFAGGLFGARRPNLIGFILPFAILVLWQTAAANRWIDPVFLPAPITVVTAFWKMLTKQHLALDFLASIKIVGQAFLYGSVAAIVLGIAAGLSRKVEQFFGPTFDTIRHIPGIAWLPLIVLWLGIGAPAKVLVIAKSVFFPVFLNTLQGIRNVEKNYIELAKVLTLTRWQLVRKVILPAAMPSIMVSLRYAAGLAWALVVVAEGLSGLEGLGFLIFRAQGLLLTDQLLVCMVIIGLVGFAIDRSMYVAQKRVLKWKQGYDG; encoded by the coding sequence ATGGCCAATACATCGGACACCATCGAAGCCGCGGCGGTCGAGGCCGGCACGGTCGATCGCCCGGCGCCGCGGTTTGCCGGTGGCCTGTTCGGCGCGCGGCGGCCCAATCTCATCGGCTTCATCCTGCCCTTCGCCATATTGGTGCTGTGGCAGACCGCGGCGGCGAACAGGTGGATCGACCCGGTGTTCCTACCGGCACCGATCACGGTGGTCACCGCCTTCTGGAAGATGCTGACCAAGCAACACCTTGCCCTCGACTTCCTCGCCTCCATCAAGATCGTGGGGCAAGCCTTCCTCTACGGCTCGGTGGCGGCGATCGTGCTCGGCATCGCGGCCGGGCTCTCGCGGAAGGTGGAGCAGTTCTTCGGGCCCACCTTCGACACCATCCGCCACATTCCCGGCATCGCGTGGCTGCCCCTGATCGTGCTGTGGCTCGGTATCGGCGCGCCGGCGAAGGTGCTGGTCATCGCCAAGTCGGTCTTCTTCCCGGTGTTCCTGAATACCTTGCAGGGCATCCGCAACGTGGAAAAGAACTATATCGAGCTTGCCAAGGTCCTGACCCTCACCCGCTGGCAATTGGTGCGCAAGGTGATCCTGCCCGCCGCCATGCCCTCCATCATGGTCTCGCTGCGCTATGCGGCGGGCCTGGCCTGGGCGCTGGTGGTGGTGGCGGAAGGCCTTTCGGGCCTCGAGGGCCTCGGCTTCCTCATCTTCCGTGCTCAGGGACTGCTGCTCACCGACCAGCTGCTGGTGTGCATGGTCATCATCGGTCTCGTGGGCTTCGCCATCGACCGCTCCATGTATGTCGCCCAGAAACGGGTGCTGAAGTGGAAGCAGGGCTACGACGGCTGA
- a CDS encoding ABC transporter related (PFAM: ABC transporter related~SMART: AAA ATPase~KEGG: pen:PSEEN3440 ABC transporter, ATP-binding protein) has product MATPGHLEFRNVSKTYALPGRPLVNVLSHVSFDVEPGAFVTIVGPSGCGKSTLLRLVVGLDEDYRGDILLNGRRITGTSLTRGIVFQDHRLLPWLTLEQNIGLSLENSGWSAKEKAEAVAEHIALVGLSGFQKAYPHELSGGMAQRGAIARGLASRPEILLLDEPLGALDALTRVHLQAEIQRIWETEGTTMILVTHDVEEAVYLSHRVVVMSANPGRVVEDLTIDLPFPRDRADADFVALKRRILAAMGEDGGSRRDAA; this is encoded by the coding sequence ATGGCCACTCCCGGACATCTTGAATTCCGCAATGTGTCGAAGACCTATGCCCTGCCGGGCCGGCCCCTCGTCAACGTGCTCTCCCATGTGAGCTTCGACGTCGAGCCCGGTGCCTTTGTCACCATCGTCGGGCCGAGCGGGTGCGGGAAATCCACCCTGCTGCGCCTCGTGGTGGGGCTGGACGAAGATTATCGCGGCGACATCCTGCTCAACGGCCGCCGCATCACCGGCACCTCGCTCACACGCGGCATCGTGTTCCAGGACCATCGCCTGCTGCCCTGGCTGACGCTGGAGCAGAACATCGGCCTCAGCCTGGAGAATTCCGGCTGGAGCGCGAAGGAAAAGGCGGAGGCGGTGGCCGAGCATATCGCGCTCGTGGGCCTCTCCGGCTTCCAGAAGGCCTATCCCCACGAATTGTCCGGCGGCATGGCCCAGCGCGGCGCCATCGCCCGCGGCCTTGCCAGCCGGCCGGAAATCCTGCTGCTGGACGAGCCCCTGGGCGCGCTGGACGCCCTCACCCGCGTGCATCTGCAGGCCGAGATCCAGCGCATCTGGGAGACCGAGGGCACCACCATGATCCTCGTCACCCACGACGTGGAGGAGGCGGTCTATCTCAGCCACCGAGTGGTGGTGATGAGCGCCAATCCCGGCCGCGTGGTGGAGGACCTCACCATCGACCTGCCCTTCCCCCGCGACCGGGCGGATGCGGATTTCGTTGCGCTCAAGCGGCGCATCCTCGCCGCCATGGGCGAGGATGGCGGCAGCCGGCGGGACGCGGCGTGA
- a CDS encoding Di-haem cytochrome c peroxidase (PFAM: Di-haem cytochrome c peroxidase~KEGG: pfl:PFL_3613 di-haem cytochrome c peroxidase family protein), whose translation MPLSRRLTRAAAIAAGLVALAGLLPALAQERAPDLRAAYAGPPQTWPEPWIDPGVAFVELAAAPSPPPSSPEAELGGRLFRDPLLSADGRVACASCHDLAHGFSVPEAVGRGIGGVEGRRNPPALFAVAGRARLDWDGGGGTLSARVLAPLTAADEMGNAGLVPVMARLSASAHAAAFTRLFGTEGASPRTLAAVLSAYLETLDTPTRFDRFMAGDRAALSETEVAGLHLFRTRARCANCHFGPRLTDEKFHNLRLSFFGEPAQDLGRFAVTGDANDAGRFRTASLRHVSESPPFMHNGLFPTLEGVVNLYDRGGGEVWARNAREAARPLYREAARRSPHLRPLDLTTGEKAALVAFLKAL comes from the coding sequence TTGCCATTGAGCCGACGACTGACCCGCGCGGCGGCCATCGCGGCGGGGCTTGTGGCGCTGGCCGGTCTTCTCCCCGCGCTGGCGCAAGAGCGCGCGCCGGATCTGCGCGCCGCCTATGCCGGCCCGCCGCAGACATGGCCGGAACCGTGGATCGATCCCGGCGTCGCCTTCGTGGAACTCGCCGCCGCGCCGTCGCCACCGCCGTCCTCCCCGGAGGCGGAACTGGGCGGGCGGCTGTTCCGCGATCCGCTGCTCTCGGCCGACGGCCGCGTCGCCTGCGCCTCCTGCCATGATCTGGCCCATGGCTTCAGCGTGCCGGAGGCGGTGGGGCGCGGCATCGGCGGGGTGGAGGGGCGACGCAATCCGCCGGCGCTGTTTGCCGTCGCCGGCCGTGCGCGCCTCGATTGGGACGGCGGCGGCGGGACCCTGTCCGCTCGCGTGCTCGCTCCTCTCACCGCCGCCGACGAAATGGGAAACGCCGGCCTCGTCCCGGTGATGGCGCGCCTGTCCGCCAGCGCTCATGCCGCCGCTTTCACGCGTCTTTTCGGGACGGAGGGCGCTTCCCCGCGCACGCTTGCAGCGGTGCTTTCCGCCTATCTGGAGACGCTGGATACGCCCACCCGATTCGACCGCTTCATGGCCGGCGACCGTGCCGCGCTGAGCGAAACGGAAGTGGCCGGCCTGCACCTGTTCCGCACGAGGGCGCGCTGCGCCAATTGCCATTTCGGCCCGCGCCTCACCGACGAGAAATTCCACAACCTGCGCCTCTCCTTCTTCGGCGAGCCGGCGCAGGACCTCGGCCGCTTCGCTGTCACCGGTGACGCGAACGATGCGGGACGCTTCCGCACGGCCTCCCTTCGGCACGTGAGCGAGAGCCCGCCCTTCATGCACAACGGCCTGTTCCCCACGCTGGAGGGGGTGGTGAACCTCTATGACCGGGGCGGCGGCGAAGTGTGGGCGCGCAATGCGCGGGAGGCCGCGCGCCCGCTGTACCGCGAGGCCGCCCGGCGCTCCCCGCACCTGCGCCCGCTGGACCTCACCACTGGGGAAAAGGCGGCGCTGGTGGCCTTCCTGAAGGCGCTGTAA